The Candidatus Acetothermia bacterium genome includes the window CCACCGGGGTCCTCGGCGGGGTGTTCCTCGGCCTCGGCCTGATCCTGACCATCCTATAGGGGGCCACGGTGCCGCTCGTTGAAGTTCGAGACCTCAAGACGTACTTCTACACGGAAGACGGGGTGGTCAAGGCCGTCGACGGCGTCAGCTTCGCCATCGAGCCCGAGCAAACCCTGGGGGTGGTGGGGGAGTCCGGGTGCGGGAAGTCCGTGACCGCCCTGTCCATCATGGGCCTGGTGCCGATGCCCCCGGGCAAGATCGTGAGCGGGGCGATCGTCCTCAGGCGGGACGGGAAGAACGTGGAGCTCACCAAGCTCAACCCCAAGGGCAGGGAATACCGGGGCATCCGCGGCAAAGAGATCGCCATGATCTTCCAGGAGCCGATGACCTCCCTGAACCCGGTGTTCACCGTGGGCTACCAGATCATGGAGGCCATCATCCTCCACCAAAAGGTGTCCAAGAAGGAGGCCCGGGAAAAGGCGATCGAGATGCTCCGCCAAGTGGGGATCCCCCTCCCCGAGCAACGGGTGGACGAGTACCCCCACCAGCTCTCCGGCGGGATGCGGCAACGGGCGATGATCGCCATGGCCCTGTCCTGCAACCCGTCGCTCCTCATCGCCGACGAACCGACCACCGCCCTCGATGTCACCATCCAGGCCCAGGTCCTGGATCTCATGCGCGACCTGCAGAAGCGGTTCCGCACCGCGATCATGTTCATCACCCACAACCTGGGAGTGGTGGCGGAGATGTGCGACGAGGTGGTGGTGATGTACCTGGGGAAGGTGGTGGAACACGCCCCGGTGCGCCCCCTGTACCACGACCCCAAGCACCCCTACACCCAAGGGCTGCTCCACTCCATCCCTTCGCTCGCCACCAAGAAGAAGCGGCTGGAGCCGATCAAGGGGGTCGTGCCCGACCCGCTGGACGCGCCGCCCGGGTGCCCGTTCAACCCACGGTGTCCGCATGTGATGGAGATCTGCTCCCGAGAGATGCCCCCCCTCAAAGAGGTGGCCGAGGAGCATAAAGCTGCGTGCTGGCTGTACGCGTAGGGGGTGAAGATGACCGCCGAGATGACAGAGGACAACATCCTGCTCCGGGTCAAGGGGCTCAAGAAGTACTTCCCGGTTCGGCGCGGCGTGCTCCGCCGGGTGGTGGGCTGGGTGAAGGCGGTGGACGATGTGGACCTGTTCATCCCCGCCGGGGAGACGCTGGGCCTCGTGGGGGAGTCCGGGTGCGGCAAGACCACGTGCAGCCGGGCCATCCTGCGCCTGGTGGAGCCCACCGCCGGGGAAGTGTGGTTCCGCTCCAAGACCCTGAACCAAGAGGTGGACATCGCCCGGACCGGCAAGCGCACCCTGAAGCTCCTCAGGCGGGAGATGCAGATCATCTTCCAGGACCCCTACTCCTCGCTGAACCCCCGCATGACGGTGGGGGACATCATCGGCGAGCCCCTCATCGTCCACCGGGTGGCCCGGGGCCGCGAGGTGCAAGAACGGGTGAAGGAGCTCCTGGAGGCGGTGGGGCTGAAGCCCGAGCACATGCGGCGCTATCCCCACGAGTTCTCCGGGGGCCAGCGGCAGCGCATCGGCATCGCCCGGGCGCTCGCGTTGGATCCCCAGCTCGTGGTGTGCGACGAGCCCGTGAGCGCCCTCGATGTGTCCATCCAAGCCCAGGTGCTGAACCTGCTCGAGGACCTCCAGGACCAGTTCAACCTCACGTACCTCTTCGTGGCCCATGACCTCTCGGTGGTGAAGCACATCTCGGACCGGGTGGCGGTGATGTACCTCGGGAAGATCGTGGAGCTCGCGGCTACCGAGATCCTGTTTACGAAGCCGCTTCACCCCTACACCGAGGCGCTGCTTTCCGCGGTGCCGGTGCCGGACCCGGACTACCAGGCGGAACGGATCATCCTCCAGGGGGACGTGCCGAGCCCGGTCAACCCGCCCAAGGGCTGCTACTTCCACCCCCGCTGCCAGTACGCCAAGGAGATCTGCTCGCAAGAGACGCCGAAGTTCAAGGACTACGGCGACAAGCACTTCGC containing:
- a CDS encoding ABC transporter ATP-binding protein, with product MPLVEVRDLKTYFYTEDGVVKAVDGVSFAIEPEQTLGVVGESGCGKSVTALSIMGLVPMPPGKIVSGAIVLRRDGKNVELTKLNPKGREYRGIRGKEIAMIFQEPMTSLNPVFTVGYQIMEAIILHQKVSKKEAREKAIEMLRQVGIPLPEQRVDEYPHQLSGGMRQRAMIAMALSCNPSLLIADEPTTALDVTIQAQVLDLMRDLQKRFRTAIMFITHNLGVVAEMCDEVVVMYLGKVVEHAPVRPLYHDPKHPYTQGLLHSIPSLATKKKRLEPIKGVVPDPLDAPPGCPFNPRCPHVMEICSREMPPLKEVAEEHKAACWLYA
- a CDS encoding dipeptide ABC transporter ATP-binding protein, producing the protein MTEDNILLRVKGLKKYFPVRRGVLRRVVGWVKAVDDVDLFIPAGETLGLVGESGCGKTTCSRAILRLVEPTAGEVWFRSKTLNQEVDIARTGKRTLKLLRREMQIIFQDPYSSLNPRMTVGDIIGEPLIVHRVARGREVQERVKELLEAVGLKPEHMRRYPHEFSGGQRQRIGIARALALDPQLVVCDEPVSALDVSIQAQVLNLLEDLQDQFNLTYLFVAHDLSVVKHISDRVAVMYLGKIVELAATEILFTKPLHPYTEALLSAVPVPDPDYQAERIILQGDVPSPVNPPKGCYFHPRCQYAKEICSQETPKFKDYGDKHFATCHFASSLALRGVKTM